The following DNA comes from Miscanthus floridulus cultivar M001 chromosome 5, ASM1932011v1, whole genome shotgun sequence.
TGCCGACATGGCAGCTCCAAACCTTTTCAGTGTTTAATAAACATACATATATATGATATGGGAAGTTGGGAACCATCTTAAAAATGATGAACAACCTAAGAGAAGCTAAGAAGCTTCATCATTATCTTTTTTTTACTATCCTTGAAAAGGTATCAAGAGagactaaaaattaaacatggatGTGGTAACTAACTAACTAAAGTACCAAAAATCGGTACCTCCTTGTTATCAATGATCTAGGATTTAAACTTGGGTTGCCTGAATGTAAATCCACACCCCTAAGGCCCTAACCAAGCCAGGATTAGTTCCTTATATTTGGATTTCATAAGCTCAGAAGAAGAAGAACCTCACCTAATAATAAACGGAAAAAGTCTATATAACCCCCCAACTATTCAGGGTggactacttcaccccccaaactataaaaccgaattttctaccccctgaactttccaaaaccggtcaaataacccccCAGAAGGTTTTGGACAGTTGTTTTGCTACAGTgacggtggttttgtctttttcttttttatttatttgtgctgaatctttgaaaaatcgtagtaaatcacagaaaaatcataaaatggaaaatctaattttgttggactccacatgagtagatctacacagtgaacatataatatggtatgctttattacaaagtttttgctgtagctttatatctatgtttttctataattaatttaaaTAATTCATAGTTGCAGCTTCTATgttccaattgtggtgaaatttttatggtgggctaattattgtatgattgaactgtagtaaaaatttcatactcattggatcatgtataacttaattatagatttatttaggtttattcTTGTTAAATCTGtgttttatctataactaagttatacatgatcaatGAGTattaaatttttactatagttcaagcatacaataattagcccaccattaaaatttcaccataattagaccatagaagctgcaactatgaattattccaattaattacagaaaagcatagatctaaagctacagcaaaaactttgtactaaagcacaccatattatatgttcaatgtgtagatctactcatgtggagtccaacaaaattagattttccattttatgatttttctgtgatttactacgatttttcaaagattcagcacaaataaataaaaaagaaaaagacaaaaccaccgtcactgtagcaaaaccactgtccaaaaccgtctggggggttatttgaccggttttggaaagttcagggggtagaaAATCCGGTTTTATAGTTGGGGGGGTGAAGTAGTCCACCCTGAATAGTTGGGGGGGTTATATAGACTTTTTCCAATAATAAACCATGTCTTGGACAGAAGATAACCTTGTATCTCATGCAatttctttttgttttcttgCTAGGTATCTCCTCCTAATTGATGACATATGGTCTGCAAAAACATGGGAGAGTATCAGAAACTGCTTGCCAGATAATAAGAAACGCAGTAGAATTATAGTGACAACAAGATTTCAAGCTGTTGGTGCCGCATGCTCCCGGCGAGAAAGAATTGATCTTCTGCATAGAATTGATTTTCTCAAAGAGAATGACTCCAAGAGCTTATTTGATCAAAGTGTTTCTGAATCCATAAGCAGCAAACACAGTGAGAAAGTTCAGGAAGACAAACACAGAGTTCAGGATCAAGACAAACACAGCCAGAAAGTTCAGGGTGAAGACAAACACAGCGAGAAAGTTCAGGATCAAGACAAACACAGCGAGAAAGTTCAGGATCAAGACAAGGAGATTTGGAAAATATGCGGGGGGCTGCCGTTGGCCATAGTCACCATTGCTGGCCTTGTTGCCTGCAATCCAAACGGGGGTGAAGTTTGTAGGTCAGTATTTCCAAAGTCAGTAGATCGTCTTACtctggatgaggtcacaaggatACTCGATTGTTGCTATAATGATTTGCCTGGATATCTCAAAACCTGCTCACTGTACATGAGTGTATTTCCAAAAGGTTGGAAAATTAGCAGGAAGCGTTTGACTAGGCGTTGGATAGCTGAAGGTTTTGTTAGCGAGGGGCAAGGTTTGACAGAGGAGGAAGTTGCAGAAACTTACTTTAATCAGCTCATGAAAAGGAAGATAATACGCCCTTTGAAGCACAGCAGCAATGGAAAGCTAAAAACCTTTCAAGTTCATGACATGGTTCTTGAATATATCGTATCCAAGTCAAGCGAAGAGAATTTTATTACTGTGGTTGGTGGCCACTGGATGATGGCAGCGCCTAGCAATAAAGTCCGTCGGCTTTCTATGCAGGGTAGTGGATCCAAGCCTGGAGATTCAACAAAAGGCATGAACTTGTCTCAAGTGCGATCACTGACGGTTTTTGGGAGTCTGAATCAGCTTCCTTTCCATTCATTCAATAATGGAATAATACAAGTGTTAGATCTTGAGGGATGGAAGGGTTTGAAAGAGAAACATCTGGATGACATATGTAAAATGCTTGTACTGAAGTATTTGAGCCTACGACGAACAGAAATTACCAAAATTCCTTCAAAGATTGGGAAACTCATATACTTAGAAACTCTTGACATAAGAGAGACAAATGTAAGGGAGCTGCCTAAATCTGTAGGCCAGCTAAAATGCATCAGTAACATACTTGGTGGGAACAAAAACCCACGGAAGGGGGTGAGATGGCCTCAGGAAAAAAGTAAGGAAGCAAGAAAAGGTGCATTGCTGCAAGAAAAAAGTAAGGACGCACTGAAATCACTTCGTATACTGTCAGGGATTGAAATTGTTGGGGAATCAACAGCTGTAGAAGGCCTTCATCAGTTGACAGGACTGAGGAAGCTCGTCATTTACAAACTTAGCATACCGAAGGATGGTCAGGCCTTCACAGAATTGCAATCCGCTATTGAGTACCTTGGCAGCTGCAGTCTGCAGACCCTGGCAATCAATGATGAGGGTTCTGATTTTATCAACTCATTGGACTCCATGTCTGCACCTCCAATATACCTCGTTGCCCTTGAGCTGTCCGGCAAGTTGGAAAGACCCCCACAGTGGATCACTAAGCTCCATAGTCTTAATAAGTTATCCCTATCCATGACAGTTCTCCGGACAGATACTCTCGAGCTCCTCCGCTCACTGCCTTCACTGTTTTCTCTCACCTTTTCACTGATTGCAGCAAACCCAGACCAGGACATAGAGGACATTCTTGAGAAGAACAAGACATTGTCTGACGGAGAGGTCTTTGTTACTGCTGGATTCGAGAAACTAAAGCTGCTTCGCTTCTTTGCACCTTTTGTGCCAAAGCTAGTCTTTTCAGACAATGCGATGCCAGAACTCGAGATGATTGAGATGCGGTTTGAAGCCTTCCATGGTATATTTGGCACCGACACCCTAAAAAAACTCCAAGAGGTGCATCTCCGAGTTAATGATCATGCTGATGGAATGACCAGGATCTTTATAGATGATTTGAAGAACAATGAGAGAGTGAGGGTAATCGTTGACTACATCGTCACCGCTTGAAATGGCAGGATATTGCTTCCACCCAGGGCACTTAGCTGTCTTCTGGCACTGCACTGGGATGGACTAGCACTACTATTGGTTGTTTTTCCTTTGTGCTACCGTCATGTTTGATCACAGTTTGTACTGAAGAGAGGATCCTGTAAGAACTATTGCAGTCCTTTTCCTGTTGTATGTTCATGTTTTGGTCTGTCACTCTTGTAATATTACTTTAAAAAACTCGTAATCATGTGGTGTATTGGCATCATGCGTCCCTGCGAGATCTCTTTGTTATGAAAAATTATGTCAAACTGTTCTAAGCCTGTCATGTTACCTACAGATCGTCCTgtttgcttggcttataagccgtactttttttagccaacgaaaaatatttttctcttacagcaaatcagccaacagtactttcagccataactTATCAGCCAAAAGAACGGGGCTCTAGATCAGATCACAGTAAAAGCAGCCTGATCATGAGACCCTTGAACACGTGACGAACAAGAAGCAAACATACATTGGCCTTGTTTGCATGGTAAAACGACGAATAATAAAAACGAAAGATCGGGTATACATATATGTACTTCTTCGGTCCATAAAAAATCACTATAGGACTCGTaagtattataaaaatatatttattttaaaaatactGGCAATTTTTATATCTTcacataaatttattataaaaatatatttaacgatctatctaataataatactaattatatgttataaatataaatatttagttaaagttaaacatgtttaaCTTCTCAAGAAGAGAGAATATACCATTTAATCATCTCTTCCTAATTCTTTCTATATACTATTCTGCCGTTCACCATTGCGTGCTCAGCCAGGATTGAAGTTTGACCGACAATTTGGCTTCAAACTAGTGCTACTGCTAGATTAAAAAAAAACTAGTACTACTGCTTTTCATCTCAAATTGGCGCCGTTCACACAAGGGACtgctctcctttttttttttttttttttttttttgaaaaccttGTGGAAGGAAACTCTGGCGGGGTCTTTTTTTCAGATGGAGAGGGGTTCTTCTTTGTTGGATGGGAAGAGGGGTTTTCACTTTTATGGGAGGAAATCAAGGACCTTTCTTTCGCAttcagaacaaaaaaaaaaagaaccttTCTTTGGATTGGGGGTTTTTGTGTTAGGATGAAATCTTGAATCCTATTTGGAGGGGAAGAATTCTGTCTTCTAAGAAATGCTGATATCATGCTGGATTGATTTGATTCTTGAAACTCTTGCCTTTGTTTTGGGTCGCAGTGCGAGACCGGCCACGTCGTGTGCGGTGCCTGTCGCGGCAGCCACGTCCAGGcctgcgccggcgccggcaccTACGTCCCCTGCGCCAAGCTGGACGGGATCGTGCGCGACGCCAAGGTGGCGTGCGCCTACGAGGCGTACGGCTGCACGAGCTGGGTCGTCTACTACGAGGCGCTGGACCACCACCGCTACTGCCGGTTCGTGCCCTGCCTCTGCCCGGACCCTGGCTGCGGGCACTCCATGTTGAAAAATAACCGGTTGCTTGCATATTTCTATTCTTAGTTTGTCTAGCGGTGAGCACGGCGTCATCCGCGTCGTGCGTGTTTCCTTTCATGTAGAGCGTGTGTGTGGCGAAGCTTGGCCCGGCAATGGTGCCCATGTTCCGTGGCTGTGGGATGGCGCAGCTAAAACGGGGCGTGGGCGGATGTGCTTATGGCCTTGCCAACCGTGTAATCGTGTGACTCaataaaaggagaaagaaaacatAAAAGCAACAGTTCTGCGCGCTACACAAAAATCCCTGAGTTCCATCTGTTCGTCGCGTTCGTCGCGAGTTCATcgaacgagagagagagggaaagcgAGCGTTCCAGCGAGAATTGATCCTGATCCAGTTTCTACAAGTGGCATCATAGCCCGTTTCCATCGCTGGGATCGTCACCGAGCGATTACCGCAGCATTCATGCCGAGAAATTCGAGATCGCCGGGGTGGCGACGGTCTTGGTCTCCAACCGGCAGCCGCGCAGGAGGAACCGGCGGGGGTGACCGTGGGCTGGTGATTCACCGCGCAGTCAAGGAGGTCGGCAATGCTGGGTGGCCGATGTCAACGAGGACGAACTACACCGACTGGGCGGCGTTGATGCGTGTCATGCTGCAGGGCAGGTACCTGTGGGACGCTGTCAATGTCGGCACCACCAACTTCACCGACGACCGCAACGCCCTTGAGGCGCTGTGCAAGTCGGTGCCGACGGAGCTCCAGGGGAGCATGGTCAACAAGAGCACGGCCAAGGCGGCGTGGGACGCACTGAAGACGCGCCACATTGGCGTTGATCGCGTGCGGAAGGCCAGGGCGCAGACACTGCGCCAGGAGTTCGACGCGCTCACCTTCAAGGAAGGGGAGTCCGTCGATGATTTCTCGTTCCGCATCACCAAGATCACCGACCAGCTCGCGATTTTGGGTGATGTCTACGAAGAGGAAGCGATCGTTCATAAGTTTCTTCACGCCCTATCGGATCGCTTTCATCAGATTGCGGTGGCCATCGAGACCCTCCTCGATCTCGAGGCGGTTTCTCTGGAGGAACTGGTTGGGCGTCTGAAGGCGACTGGAGGAGCGATTCGATCGTGGGAAAGGCAAAGGCAAGGCGGATTAGGCAGCAGCTGGCGTCGGCAAGGAGATCGACGATAAGCTTGTACTTCATCCGAAGAGCATGGTGATCGCCCATCTCGCGTCCCGCCTCAACATTAACGCTGACTGGGTCGGCGGCACGAGGCAAGGCGACGGTCGGCTCTGGCAAGCAGTCGCGGCGGACGTGGTCCGCAGGCAAGGAGCGCGGTAAGGAGACGCGCTCAGGACCTCCCAAGGAGGGCCACGGCGGCGAAGTCGACAACGACGACGCCTGCCGCTACTACGGGAAGACTAGACATTGGATCCGAGAGTGCCACAAGAAGAAGCGTGACGAGGCGGCGCAAGCATAGGCAAACCTCGCCCTAGGTGCAGAGGAAGAGTCGCCAGTCGCTGTtcatggcggtggtggcaccTACCGAGGAAACCGTCCACAGGCGCGCACAGTCGTCGAACAGGTCTTTCCTCAACGAACGCAAGGTCATGGCGGACATCGAAGACGGCAACGACTGGGGAGAGTTGAAGTGGTACCTCGACACAGGAGCGTCGAACCACATGACCGGCGATGCGTCCATCTTCTCCGAGCTGAACCACGGCGTCATCGGCTCAGTACGGTTTGGCGACGGATCGTTGGTGGAGATCGCAGGGCGTGGCACCATCCTGTTCGAGTCGAAGGACGGCGGCCACCGTGCGTTCCATGACGTGTACCACATCCCACGACTCTGGAGCAGCATCCTGAGCATCGGTCAACTCGATGAGAACGACTGCAAGATTGACATCGACGACGGCGTTCTCCAGATGTGGGATCGTGGCAGCCAGGAGCTGCTCACCAAGGTAAAGCGCTCGACAAACCGCCTCTACATCCTCCCGCTCAAGCCGGCGAGGCCCGTGTGCCTGGCAGCCAGCTACAACGACGACGAGTGGAGATGGCATGCTCGGTTTggccatctcgggttccaggccCTGCAGAAGATGAGCCACGGCGGCATGGTTCACGGACTGCCTTCGATTGAGCATGTCGAACATGTCTGCGATGCGTGCCTGGCGGGGAAACAACGTCGAGCACCTTTCCCGCAGGCAGCCAAGTACCGCGCCTCCAAACCACTCGAGCTTCTTCACGGTGACCTGTGCGGCGTGGTGACTCCACCAACACCCGGCGGCAAGCGTTATATATTGCTCGTCGTCAATGACATGTCCAGGTACATGTGGGCGGTACTTCTCGCCAACAAGTCCGACGTTGAGGACGCGTTCAAGAAGCTACGCGCCGGTGTCGAGAATGAAGCGGGGAGGCGGATCAAGGCGTTCCGCACTAACTGTGGGGGGGGGGAGTTCACGTTGGCGAGCTTCCACGAGTACTGCTCCGACCACGGCATCAAGCGGCATCTCACTGCGCCGTACAGTCCTCAGCAAAACGACGTGGTGGAATGCCGGAACCAGTCTGTGATCGCCATGGCGCGgagcatgatgaaggccaagaacaTTCTGGCCTGGCTTTGGGGGGAGGTCGTGATGACAGTCGTCTTCCTGTTGAATCGCGCCCCAACGCGGAGCCTAGTGGGGCGGACTCCATACGAAGCCTGGTACGGTGACAGACCGGCCGTCCACTTTCTACGCGTGTTTGGCTGCGTGGCTCATGTCAAGGTCATGAAGCCGAACGCCAGGAAGCTGGATGACCGAAGCAAGAAGATGGTGATGATCGGCTACGAAGCAGGCTCAAAAGCCTACTGGGTGTTCGACCCCGTCGCGAACCGCGTGCACATCACGCGTGACGCGGTGTTTGAGGAGGGTGCTGCCTAGGACTGGAGCGCGTCTGACAACAATGGCGTGGAAGAGAATGACTACAGTGGTGGCCATGACTCATTTGTCATCGAGGAGTCCTAGGTTGAACTGGACGCAGGGAGCCAGACACCACTTCGTCAGCTAGACACGGGTCCGCAACGTCGACACCAAGGGGCGCGTCTCCATTGTCTGACAGCACCAGCATCGCCCTCTCGGCTTTCATCACAAACGGCACAACCGACATCAGTGCTAGGCTCAGCAAATCAGCGGCGTCCACTGCAACCTCATCACCCTGAGCTCCCTATGACCAAGGTGGACCTGTACCATGGCAAGGGAACCTGCCACCGAAGGGCGCAAtccccatcgagttcgtttcccCAACATTAGGCGCGCTAGAGACACTAGACGCCACCGACGACAGCGGCCTCCCTCACCGCTTCAGGGTCATTGACAACCTGATGTACGACAACGACGAGCTCGTGGCAGATGGTGATCTGCTCCTCACCGTCGATGAAGAACCCACTACCTACGATGATGCTGCGAACCTCAAGGAGTGGAAGCAGACGATGGTGGAAGAGCTCAAGTCTATCACAGACAACAAGACTTGGACGCTCACCGACGCACCGCCCGGCAAGAAACCCATTGgctcaaatgggtgttcaagatcAAGCACGACGCCGATGGCAACATCACCAGGCACAAGACCCGTCTAGTGGCGAAGGGGTACGTGCAACGCGCCGGCATCGACTTTGAGGAGGTTTTCGCGCCAGTGGCGAGACTAGAGTTAGTGCGCTTTCTCCTCGCCATCACCGCGCACCACGGGTGGATGGTGCACCATCtcgacgtcaagtcggcgttcttgAACGGTGACCTGGTGGAGGAGGTCTACGTCGAGCAGCCACCAGGTTTCACAATCCGGGGCAAGGAGCGCAAGGTGTACAGGCTCCACAAGGCGCTGTATGGTCTCCGACAAGCGCCcagagcatggaacgccaagctagaCAGCTCATTGCTGTCCCTTGGGTTCAGATGCAGCGCGGCGGAATACGCCGTGTATGTACGTGGCACTAGCGACAACCTGTTGCTCGTTGGTGTCTACGTCGATGATCTCGTCGTGGTTGGAGCAAACCAGACGGAGGTCACCCGCTTCAAGGAGGAGATGGCAAGGCTCTTCAAGATGAGCGATCTCGGCCCACTCCACTACTACCTCGGTATAGAGGTACACCAAGGGGAGAAGGAGATCACGCTGTGCCAAAGCTCCTATGCTGATAAGATCATCGCCAAGGCTGGGCTCGTGGGCTGCAACCCTTGCATCACACCGATGGAGCCGAGGCTCAAGCTGAGCAAGGTGAGCTCCAATCCTCCCGTTGATGCAATGTTGTACCGCAGCGTCGTGGGGAGCCTGCGGTATCTGGTTCACACCCGATCAGACATTGCGTTTGCGGTGGGTATGGTGAGTCGGTTCATGGAGGCGCCTACGACGGAACACTGGAGTGCCGTCAAACACCTCCTCAGGTACATTGCTGGTACGCGCTCTCATGGCTGTGTCAATAGACGCTGTGAGGGTGCTCTGGAGTTGATCGGCTACAGCGACGCCGATTTGGCCGGGGACTGCGACAACCGAAAGAGCACTTCAGGTGCCTTCGTCCTCGGCCAGAGCCCAGTGAACTAGCAATCGCAGAAGCAACGCATGGTGGCGTTATCATCGtgcgaagcggagtacattgccGGCGCCACTGCGGCGTGCCAAGGACTCTGGCTTTCGCGTCTACTAGCCGATCTGGTGAACGCGAAGGTCGTCGTGCCATTGCTCTACATCGACAACAAGTCCGCGCTTGCTCTCGCCAAGAATCCGATGCTTCACGATCGAAGTAAGCACATTGACGTTCGTTTCCACTTCATTCGAGACTGCATCAACAATAATGGATCGTTGGAGACGGACTATGTCAGGACCGGTGATCAACTGACGGACTTGCTCACGAAGCCGCTTCCACGTGAACGTCTCCAGGAGCTACGCATTCGGAGCGGCATCATCAACGTTGGTGCAGCGCAACATGATTAGGGGGAGTTTGTTGAAAAATAACATGTTGCGTTGCATATTTCTATTCTTAGTTTGTCTAGCGGTGAGCACGGCGTCGTCTGCGTCGTGCGCGTTTCCTTTCATGCAGAGTGTGTGTGTGGCGAAGCTTGGCCCGGCAATGGCGCCCACGTTGATGGCGCAGCTAAAACGGGGCGTGGGCGGATGTGCTCATGGCCTTGCCAACCGTGTAACCGTGTGACTCaataaaaggagaaagaaaacagaaaaacaaTAGTTCTACGCGCTGCACAAAAATCCCTGAGTTCCATCTGTTCGTCGCGTTCGTCGCGAGTTCATcgaacgagagagagagggaaagcgAGCGTTCCCGCGAGAATTGATCCTGATCCAGTTTCTACAAGCCACCTCGCCGGCGAGGCTGGCCGAGCACTTCTCCATCCACCACGGCTGGCACATCACCGAGGTCGACTACGCGAAGCCGTGCAAGCTCGCCGTCTGGGGCCCCGAGGACAAGCAGGTCCTGGTGGGCAAGGCGGACGGGTGCGTGTTCCTGATGTCGCCGTGCCTGGTGTGCGTGAGGGCGTGCGGCGACGCGGCCGTGGGGGCACCCCAGTACACCTGTAAGCTCTGGGCGCAGGTCGCTGGCAACAAGGAGAACCTGGCGATGGTCACGTTCATGGTGGCTAGCAGCGACCTGGCCGGCGGCTTCCCGGCGACCGACCAGGGCATGTTCCTGgcggtgccgccgccgctgcagcacGACGAGTCCGGCGAGCGAGCCCCACTCATGATCCGTGTTGACAAAGTTGGCGTGGCCGCTGCCAGTTGCAGGTCAAGGTCGCCGTCCACCACTCCGCCATCGAGCTTGCCCAGGAAGGATGCTGCTCAGTAGTGAGGATTGGAAACTAGACACAAATTACCTTGGTTATTATGTATTTGGCATTGAAACAAATCGGTCTTTCGTATTTGTcacttaaaattttgaattttcttATCTGGCATCAAGTTAAAATTTTCTCCCCTATATGGCACTCCCGTCAATTTCATCCATTCATCTGTTAGTTGACTATTTTGACCGTGTCAGTTTTTTCTTAGTGTGCCCAACATACCCTCTGTTACTCACGTATCCGATTTCTCCCTGGACTTCCCGAGCTGCCGAGTGCTCCTGTCTCCCGTGAGTCCGTGACCTTCTTTCCTGAAAAAACACCAAACCCTAGATTgatggaaggaggaggagaggatgatgGAGCAGAGGATGCTGTGGCCGGTGGCGCCCAGCACCAGCTGCGCGTGCCCTCTAGCGGGGCGACCTCACCCGGCGGAGCTAGGCCGTGGCGTGGTCGTGGCAGCAGGGCCGACGCTCCGGCCAGCCCGCGGCGTGGCGGAGGTGGCGCGGCCCCTCCGGCTAGCCAGCAGCGTGGCGACGGTGTCCAGCGGCTATCTCCCCTGCATCCGGTGAGGAAGCTTCGACGACGGCGCATAGAAGAGCAGCTTGCGGCGGCTCTGCCATCCCCTTCCTTGACGGTATGTGGTGGTGGATCTCGGCGCATCCTTCTCACCTCACCTCCCTGACTGGCCATGGCGGGCCCGCGCAGCCTCTTCCCCCACCGGCGGCGGTGGCCCCTTCCCCCACCACCAGCATCTGCCGCGGCGGCCCCTTACCCCACcaccaccagcggcggcggcgaccccTTCCCCCaccacaagcagcagcagcggttGCCCCTTCCCCCATCGGCGAGGATGCTCTACG
Coding sequences within:
- the LOC136449645 gene encoding disease resistance protein Pik-2-like isoform X1, translated to MELVVGASQATMKSLLGKLGGLLSQEYTLIRGVRGDIQYINDELASMQAFLRDLSNPDDQDNRTKDWMKQIRDIAYDVEDCIDDFAHRLPHDSISDVKCTFIVMRLYELKTWWPRRQIATNISALKVRAQQIAERRSRYGVENPIKGNKNRPGIRSTMYSDIAEHQVADHQLINIKEPVGMNNIKELQEWVTKPHPERTVLSIIGFGGVGKTTIATALYRRVSNEFDCRALVTVSQNYDEDAVLSSILNQVMPQDRNQEQRGSEAASFEKNLVIHITSKLKRAVSLDQGDRKQGNDGSSGTKQIKIKTTGRDQLVKELKQHLDEKRYSVQSCDLATSLMSARGDGYTWYLLLIDDIWSAKTWESIRNCLPDNKKRSRIIVTTRFQAVGAACSRRERIDLLHRIDFLKENDSKSLFDQSVSESISSKHSEKVQEDKHRVQDQDKHSQKVQGEDKHSEKVQDQDKHSEKVQDQDKEIWKICGGLPLAIVTIAGLVACNPNGGEVCRSVFPKSVDRLTLDEVTRILDCCYNDLPGYLKTCSLYMSVFPKGWKISRKRLTRRWIAEGFVSEGQGLTEEEVAETYFNQLMKRKIIRPLKHSSNGKLKTFQVHDMVLEYIVSKSSEENFITVVGGHWMMAAPSNKVRRLSMQGSGSKPGDSTKGMNLSQVRSLTVFGSLNQLPFHSFNNGIIQVLDLEGWKGLKEKHLDDICKMLVLKYLSLRRTEITKIPSKIGKLIYLETLDIRETNVRELPKSVGQLKCISNILGGNKNPRKGVRWPQEKSKEARKGALLQEKSKDALKSLRILSGIEIVGESTAVEGLHQLTGLRKLVIYKLSIPKDGQAFTELQSAIEYLGSCSLQTLAINDEGSDFINSLDSMSAPPIYLVALELSGKLERPPQWITKLHSLNKLSLSMTVLRTDTLELLRSLPSLFSLTFSLIAANPDQDIEDILEKNKTLSDGEVFVTAGFEKLKLLRFFAPFVPKLVFSDNAMPELEMIEMRFEAFHGIFGTDTLKKLQEVHLRVNDHADGMTRIFIDDLKNNERVRVIVDYIVTA
- the LOC136454377 gene encoding uncharacterized protein; its protein translation is SCLCFGSQCETGHVVCGACRGSHVQACAGAGTYVPCAKLDGIVRDAKVACAYEAYGCTSWVVYYEALDHHRYCRFVPCLCPDPGCGHATSPARLAEHFSIHHGWHITEVDYAKPCKLAVWGPEDKQVLVGKADGCVFLMSPCLVCVRACGDAAVGAPQYTCKLWAQVAGNKENLAMVTFMVASSDLAGGFPATDQGMFLAVPPPLQHDESGERAPLMIRVDKVGVAAASCRSRSPSTTPPSSLPRKDAAQ
- the LOC136449645 gene encoding disease resistance protein Pik-2-like isoform X2 — encoded protein: MELVVGASQATMKSLLGKLGGLLSQEYTLIRGVRGDIQYINDELASMQAFLRDLSNPDDQDNRTKDWMKQIRDIAYDVEDCIDDFAHRLPHDSISDVKCTFIVMRLYELKTWWPRRQIATNISALKVRAQQIAERRSRYGVENPIKGNKNRPGIRSTMYSDIAEHQVADHQLINIKEPVGMNNIKELQEWVTKPHPERTVLSIIGFGGVGKTTIATALYRRVSNEFDCRALVTVSQNYDEDAVLSSILNQVMPQDRNQEQRGSEAASFEKNLVIHITSKLKRAVSLDQGDRKQGNDGSSGTKQIKIKTTGRDQLVKELKQHLDEKRYLLLIDDIWSAKTWESIRNCLPDNKKRSRIIVTTRFQAVGAACSRRERIDLLHRIDFLKENDSKSLFDQSVSESISSKHSEKVQEDKHRVQDQDKHSQKVQGEDKHSEKVQDQDKHSEKVQDQDKEIWKICGGLPLAIVTIAGLVACNPNGGEVCRSVFPKSVDRLTLDEVTRILDCCYNDLPGYLKTCSLYMSVFPKGWKISRKRLTRRWIAEGFVSEGQGLTEEEVAETYFNQLMKRKIIRPLKHSSNGKLKTFQVHDMVLEYIVSKSSEENFITVVGGHWMMAAPSNKVRRLSMQGSGSKPGDSTKGMNLSQVRSLTVFGSLNQLPFHSFNNGIIQVLDLEGWKGLKEKHLDDICKMLVLKYLSLRRTEITKIPSKIGKLIYLETLDIRETNVRELPKSVGQLKCISNILGGNKNPRKGVRWPQEKSKEARKGALLQEKSKDALKSLRILSGIEIVGESTAVEGLHQLTGLRKLVIYKLSIPKDGQAFTELQSAIEYLGSCSLQTLAINDEGSDFINSLDSMSAPPIYLVALELSGKLERPPQWITKLHSLNKLSLSMTVLRTDTLELLRSLPSLFSLTFSLIAANPDQDIEDILEKNKTLSDGEVFVTAGFEKLKLLRFFAPFVPKLVFSDNAMPELEMIEMRFEAFHGIFGTDTLKKLQEVHLRVNDHADGMTRIFIDDLKNNERVRVIVDYIVTA